A genomic region of Saccopteryx bilineata isolate mSacBil1 chromosome 1, mSacBil1_pri_phased_curated, whole genome shotgun sequence contains the following coding sequences:
- the BYSL gene encoding bystin yields the protein MPKFKAVRGAGGQEKHAPLAEQILAGDAVRAGAREKRRGRGTEEEEYVGPRLTRRILQQARQQQEELEAEHGTGARSAAPRERITRLGPGVPQDGSGDEDEEWPTLEKAATMTGVGQHAEVVVDPEDERAVEMFMNKNPPARRTLADIIMEKLTEKQTEVETVMSEVTGFPMPQLDPRVLEVYRGVREVLSKYRSGKLPKAFKIIPALSNWEQILYVTEPEAWTAAAMYQATRIFASNLKEHMAQRFYNLVLLPRVRDDIAEYKRLNFHLYMALKKALFKPGAWFKGILIPLCESGTCTLREAVIVGSIITKCSIPVLHASAAMLKIAEMEYSGANSIFLRLLLDKKYALPYRVLDALVFHFLGFRTEKRQLPVLWHQCLLTLVQRYKADLATEQKEALLELLRLQPHPQLSPEIRRELQSAVPRDVEDVPITVD from the exons ATGCCCAAGTTCAAAGCGGTCCGTGGGGCCGGCGGTCAAGAAAAACACGCCCCCCTTGCCGAGCAGATTTTGGCTGGGGACGCGGTGCGGGCAGGGGCCCGGGAAAAACGGCGGGGTCGCGGAACAGAAGAGGAAGAGTATGTGGGGCCTCGGCTGACCCGACGGATTTTGCAGCAAGCgcggcagcagcaggaggagctcGAGGCCGAGCATGGGACGGGGGCCAGGTCGGCGGCTCCACGGGAGCGCATCACGCGGCTGG gTCCAGGGGTGCCACAAGATGGATCAGGTGATGAGGATGAAGAGTGGCCCACCCTGGAGAAGGCTGCCACAATGACAGGGGTGGGCCAGCATGCAGAGGTGGTCGTGGACCCTGAGGACGAGCGTGCCGTTGAGATGTTCATGAATAAAAACCCTCCTGCCAG gCGTACCCTGGCTGACATCATCATGGAGAAGCTGACAGAGAAGCAGACGGAAGTTGAGACAGTCATGTCGGAGGTGACAGGCTTCCCTATGCCCCAGCTGGACCCCCGAGTCCTGGAGGTCTACAGAGGAGTCCGGGAG GTGTTATCTAAGTACCGCAGTGGGAAGCTGCCCAAGGCATTTAAGATCATCCCTGCCCTCTCCAACTGGGAGCAGATTCTCTACGTCACCGAGCCCGAGGCCTGGACTGCTGCTGCCATGTACCAAGCCACGAG gaTTTTCGCCTCTAACCTGAAGGAACACATGGCCCAGCGCTTCTACAACCTTGTCCTGCTCCCCCGGGTACGAGATGACATTGCTGAATACAAACGGCTCAATTTCCACCTCTACATGGCCCTCAAGAAGGCTCTGTTCAAGCCCGGAGCCTGGTTTAAAG GGATCCTGATCCCTCTCTGTGAGTCGGGCACCTGTACCCTCCGGGAAGCCGTCATCGTGGGCAGCATCATCACCAAGTGCTCCATCCCTGTGCTGCATGCCAG CGCGGCCATGCTGAAAATCGCCGAGATGGAATACAGCGGTGCCAACAGCATCTTCCTGCGGCTGCTGCTGGATAAGAAGTACGCTCTACCCTACCGTGTGCTGGACGCCCTGGTCTTCCACTTCCTGGGCTTCCGGACGGAGAAGCGCCAGCTGCCCGTGCTCTGGCACCAGTGCCTCCTGACTTTGGTCCAGCGCTATAAGGCCGACCTGGccacagagcagaaggaggccctcCTGGAACTGCTCCGGTTGCAGCCCCACCCACAGCTGTCCCCCGAGATCCGGCGAGAGCTGCAGAGCGCAGTGCCCCGAGACGTGGAAGATGTTCCCATCACCGTGGACTGA
- the CCND3 gene encoding G1/S-specific cyclin-D3 isoform X4, with protein sequence MQSSAASRDGDTERDWEVLVLGKLKWDLAAVIAHDFLALILHRLSLPSDRQALVKKHAQTFLALCATDYTFAMYPPSMIATGSIGAAVQGLGACSTSGDELTELLAGITGTEVDCLRACQEQIEAALRESLREAAQTSPSPAPKAPRGSSSQGPSQTSTPTDVTAIHL encoded by the exons GACTGGGAGGTGCTGGTCCTGGGGAAGCTCAAGTGGGACCTGGCTGCTGTGATTGCCCATGACTTCCTGGCCCTGATTCTGCACCGGCTCTCTCTGCCCAGCGACCGCCAGGCCTTGGTCAAAAAGCATGCTCAGACCTTCCTGGCCCTCTGTGCTACAG ATTATACCTTTGCCATGTACCCGCCATCCATGATCGCCACGGGCAGCATTGGGGCTGCAGTGCAAGGCCTGGGTGCCTGTTCCACATCCGGTGATGAGCTCACGGAGCTGCTGGCAGGGATCACAGGCACTGAAGTG GACTGCCTGCGGGCCTGCCAGGAGCAGATTGAAGCAGCGCTCAGGGAGAGCCTCAGGGAAGCGGCCCAGACCTCCCCCAGCCCGGCACCCAAAGCCCCCCGGGGCTCCAGCAGCCAGGGGCCCAGCCAGACCAGCACCCCCACAGACGTCACCGCCATCCACCTGTAG
- the CCND3 gene encoding G1/S-specific cyclin-D3 isoform X5 produces the protein MYPPSMIATGSIGAAVQGLGACSTSGDELTELLAGITGTEVDCLRACQEQIEAALRESLREAAQTSPSPAPKAPRGSSSQGPSQTSTPTDVTAIHL, from the exons ATGTACCCGCCATCCATGATCGCCACGGGCAGCATTGGGGCTGCAGTGCAAGGCCTGGGTGCCTGTTCCACATCCGGTGATGAGCTCACGGAGCTGCTGGCAGGGATCACAGGCACTGAAGTG GACTGCCTGCGGGCCTGCCAGGAGCAGATTGAAGCAGCGCTCAGGGAGAGCCTCAGGGAAGCGGCCCAGACCTCCCCCAGCCCGGCACCCAAAGCCCCCCGGGGCTCCAGCAGCCAGGGGCCCAGCCAGACCAGCACCCCCACAGACGTCACCGCCATCCACCTGTAG